A window of Apium graveolens cultivar Ventura chromosome 8, ASM990537v1, whole genome shotgun sequence contains these coding sequences:
- the LOC141677043 gene encoding uncharacterized protein LOC141677043, with product MASLSCIIYTLLLLFVCLALADNTTNSSRSFYNSEKEALVSTGWWGNHIPFDSNQQHCSWYGIRCEEGRVVSIHINYFTVHDGVGNYYLTHYEIGGELGKLNFSSFPDLQTLDLSDCELNGSIPYQIGMLSKLKYLSLRGNYFTGKLPSSLGNLTYLQFLDVSYNELITGFIPSELGNLTNLAFLYLSHNYLNGSIPNELGNLSNLEGLYLQDNRLTGTIPSALGSLTKLQYMFLLSNQFSGSLDFKDANLTHLKALDVSYNSLTGSIPVFKCDSLQDLSLSRNLLSGDIPKELGNCHSLNTLSLDNNNLTGSIPNNFRCLEYLFQLNLSNNHLSGRLPPTIHPYEHQSCDNSLNGGEVNSHRRMSVSLVLCIALPITIGLFILILASVFFFRKKPRVKHDTMIVQTGDIFSVLNFDGNLAYEDIIKATNNFDNSFCIGTGGYGSVYEARLPKGNTVALKKLHRLEAEDPNFDRSFRNEVHVLSNLRHKNIVKLYGFCLHNRCMFLIYEYMEKGSLFCALRDDNHAVELDWSKRVNIVKGVAHALSYMHYDCSPPIIHRDISSNNILLNSKLEGFVADFGASRLLDPDSSNQTMVAGTCGYIAPELAYTMAVTEKCDVYSFGVIALEIMMGSHPGDLLSSFTTPQSTQNRMLSDVLDTRLPRPTRQQELDIILVLRQALACLSSNPNFRPSMISVSQKFSQAPNLSANSIYTTPL from the exons ATGGCTTCACTCTCCTGCATTATTTACACACTCTTACTCCTATTTGTTTGCTTAGCTCTGGCTGACAACACAACGAATTCATCGAGATCATTTTATAACAGCGAAAAAGAAGCTCTTGTCAGTACGGGATGGTGGGGGAATCATATTCCGTTTGATTCAAACCAGCAGCACTGCAGTTGGTATGGCATTCGCTGTGAGGAAGGTAGAGTCGTTTCTATACATATCAATTATTTCACAGTACATGATGGTGTGGGAAATTATTATTTGACACATTATGAGATAGGGGGTGAGCTTGGAAAACTCAACTTCTCATCCTTCCCAGACCTCCAAACACTTGATCTTTCCGACTGTGAGCTTAATGGAAGCATACCTTACCAAATTGGAATGCTTTCAAAGCTCAAATATCTCTCACTTAGAGGAAACTATTTTACTGGTAAGTTACCATCTTCCCTGGGTAATCTCACTTATCTACAGTTTCTTGATGTATCTTATAATGAGCTGATCACCGGGTTCATTCCCTCAGAACTAGGAAACCTGACTAATTTGGCTTTTTTATATCTTTCTCACAATTATCTCAATGGTTCCATTCCTAATGAACTTGGAAACCTGAGTAATTTGGAAGGTTTATACCTTCAGGATAACAGACTCACTGGGACAATCCCATCAGCTTTAGGCTCCTTGACCAAACTCCAATATATGTTCCTTCTTTCTAATCAATTTAGTGGCTCTTTAGATTTCAAGGATGCTAATCTCACTCATCTCAAAGCACTTGATGTGTCTTATAATTCTCTCACCGGCTCCATACCTGTTTTTAAGTGCGACAGTCTACAAGACCTGAGCCTCTCAAGAAATTTACTTAGCGGAGACATTCCAAAAGAACTTGGAAATTGCCATTCTTTGAACACATTGAGTTTGGATAATAACAATTTGACCGGAAGCATACCAAATAATTTTCGTTGTTTGGAATATCTCTTTCAGTTGAACCTGTCCAACAACCATCTTTCTGGCAGACTCCCACCCACCATCCATCCATATGAGCACCAGTCATGTGATAATAGTTTAAATGGTGGTGAAGTGAACTCGCACCGAAGAATGTCGGTCTCCCTTGTCCTTTGCATAGCTCTTCCTATTACCATCGGCCTTTTCATATTGATACTAGCCTCTGTGTTCTTTTTTCGGAAGAAACCTAGAGTAAAACATGACACGATGATTGTGCAGACTGGTGATATTTTTTCAGTACTGAACTTTGATGGAAACCTTGCATATGAGGACATTATAAAAGCAACAAATAATTTTGACAACAGTTTCTGCATAGGAACTGGCGGCTATGGTAGTGTATACGAAGCTAGGTTGCCAAAAGGAAACACTGTTGCACTTAAGAAACTTCACCGCTTGGAAGCCGAGGATCCAAATTTTGACAGAAGCTTTAGGAATGAGGTCCACGTCTTGTCAAATCTAAGACACAAGAATATCGTCAAGCTCTACGGTTTCTGCTTGCACAACCGATGCATGTTTCTTATTTATGAGTATATGGAGAAGGGGAGTTTATTCTGTGCGCTGAGAGATGACAATCACGCAGTGGAACTGGATTGGAGTAAGAGGGTGAACATTGTGAAAGGTGTTGCACATGCTTTATCGTACATGCACTATGACTGCAGCCCGCCTATCATTCATCGAGACATATCAAGTAACAACATACTATTAAACTCCAAACTGGAGGGATTTGTTGCTGATTTTGGTGCCTCAAGGTTGCTGGACCCGGATTCATCCAATCAAACAATGGTTGCGGGAACTTGTGGTTACATTGCTCCAG aacttgcataCACGATGGCGGTGACTGAAAAATGTGATGTGTATAGTTTCGGAGTGATAGCACTAGAAATCATGATGGGAAGCCATCCAGGAGACCTCCTGTCATCATTCACAACACCTCAATCCACTCAAAATCGAATGCTGAGTGATGTACTGGACACACGTCTCCCGCGTCCAACAAGACAGCAAGAACTTGACATTATTCTTGTTCTGAGACAAGCATTGGCATGTCTAAGCTCAAATCCCAACT